TAGGTGTTGGATCTATAGGTGTTGGTATATATTCCTCTAATCTTATTCCTCTTATCTTTCTATTTTTATATCCGTCTATTATTTCCCTTAGCTTATTCTCAATAAATTTTATATCTTTCGATTCTATTACAGCCAATAAATCTAAACTAGGAGTAAGTATGGTTATAGTTGGTATAATTCCTCTTGTTAGTCTAATAGTATATTGAACGTACTCTAGAGCATTCACTTTTATTCCTATATACTTCGAAAAAATTGGTAATTCTTGCATTTTTAAATATAGACTATCACAGTCTTTGCAATTATCATCAGTAAAAAACATCAATATGGGCTTATCATAGAATTTAGCGTCATCGATTATGCGTGTAGTTATTATCATCATAAACCGTAACGCTTATTTGCATATAAAACTTCTACTATCTATGAGTCGCGCAGCTACAAAATGGAAGTGCGTATTATGTAATAATACAATATATTGGGACGAATTATTCACTTACTTAAAAAATGGTGTGTCCCACTATACATGCTTAAGAGATAAAGCAATGAAAAATACTAAGATAGATAACAAAGAAATGCAAACTCTTTTGGATTCACTAGAGGAAGAACTAAAGTCTATAGTGTATTATAAGCAAAAATTGTCCTCATTGCAAGATGAGGAAATAAAGAAGACATTAGATCAAATTGAGAAAGACGCAGAAAAGAACGCTGGAATTCTAACTAGATTAATTGAGAAATATAGTGATATATCTTCATAAAGTTTTTATATTTTTCTTCGATTTTATGCACTTAGAGTATTTCTGACGAATCCGGTAATAATATCTAGTATTGAAGCTTAAATAGGTATTTTTACGAGAATAATATTTAAGATAAGATGATTTCTGTCAAATTAGTTTCCTATACGCACGATGGGGAAAGAGTTATTGCAATAGCTGCCAAAATGTCGAGATCAAGAAAGGGATGGGATTATCATACAAAAAATATGACTGATGAAGAGATAGAAACATGGATTAGGGACGCTATTATACACGGATATTGGTCAGTTTTGGAGCACTCTGTCTATACGTTTTCCATTGAGGGTATTTCACGTGTTGCGTCTCATCAACTTGTAAGGCACAGAATTGCCTCCTACACGCAGATGAGCCACCGTTTCGCTAAACCTGTTGATGAGTACTATAAACCAGTGATTCCCCCATCCGCCGAGAAAAGAAATAAAGAGGCTATTGAGAAAGCGTATAAAGAGGCATACAATAACTATTTCAAATTATTAGAAAATGGAGTACCAGAGGAAGATGCTAGATATGTATTGCCTAACGGTGTAAATACGAACATTGTAGTGACAATGAACGCTAGGGAATTGTATAACTTCTTCGCTCTGCGTTTATGTTCCAGGGCTCAATGGGAAATTAGAGCAATAGCATGGGAAATGTTAGAAGAAGTAAGGAAAGTTCATCCCAGACTGTTTAAATATGCTGGTCCAAATTGTATTATACATGAGAATTTCATAAGAAATGAAAATGAATATATAACATTAGAAGATATATTTAAAGATTACAAGTTAGAGTTCATATCTCAAAGATGCATTGAAGGAGTAACGAGAGAAGGTATAAAAAGATGCATTATGAATTCGCGTAGTATATTGTCAGATATTAAATAACCGAGTCATAATATGTGATTTTTTAGCGTAACCTTTTAACGAAGAGTATTTAAATTATTCCCCCTTATATATGCTTGCGATGTCACTTACTCAAGCTATTTTAACGTTTGGGATTCCTATAGTCGTGTTCTTAGCTGCAGGTTATGGCGGATATAAATTCTTATCACTTGTAGTGCCCTCAAAACCAAATCCCCTTAAGGTTAGTAGGTTTGAAGCTGGTAATATACCAACGGGATTAGGCAGATTATGGTTTCCCCTACAATATTATGGTTATCTGCTAGTATATACTACACTAGAACCTATAATTATATTATTACTTCCTGTTGCTTATTCTGATTACTATTCCTCTATGACGGCTTTTAGAAATCTTCTACTCATAGTTGTAGTCTTCATAGTATTATTATATCCAATTCTATATTATTCAATAAGGCAAATTAATGTATTAAATTACTGGGAGATGAGAAGATGAGCGAATCTATGAAAAATCTCGCTAATGAGTTACAAACTAAGTTTAAGTGTCAGGTAAAGATAGAAAGTGATAGAAGATTAACTGTTATAGTCCCTGACAAAAAGGCAATATTAGATGTAGCTAAGTATTTAAAAGAATTTGGATTTGATCACGTTAAGGCAGTAACTGGAATAGATTATCCTGAACAGGAGAAATTAGAAGTAGTATATCATATATCTTCATATTCTAATTTGGACTTAGCGAAAGTTATACTAGCCTTAAGAACTTCAACAACTTATAAGGATCCTTCAATACCTTCACTATATCCGATTTTTGAAAGTGTTTGGACTGGTGAAAGAGAAACCTTTGAGATGTTGGGAATTAGATTTGAAGGTCACCCTGATTTGAGAAGATTATTTTTAGATGAGGATTTTGAAGGAGTTTATCCGTTAAGGAAATCATTTAAAATAAAATTGGAGGGGGTATTTGTTGACAAGCCAGCCACAGAGTGAAATTCAAAAGGATTTATTAGCAGCTACTGGAATGTCAGTAGAATTTATACCAATTCAAGGCGAACTTAATGTAGGGCCACAGCATCCAGGATCAGGTCATATGAGGATATTTGTGAAACTGAACGGGGATATCATAGAAGACGTAGATTTAGATGTAGGTTACGTCCATAGGGCAGTGGAAAAGCTTTCGGAAAATAGGAATTACATGCATCTTATACCATTAGTTGAAAGACCAGCTATCCTAGATTCCATACATATGAACCTAGGCTACATTATGGCTGTAGAGAAAATATTAGGTGTAGACGTACCAGAAAGGGCACAATACTTAAGGAGTTTTGCAGCGGAGGTAAATAGGATAGCTAGCCACCTTTATGGCTTAGGTATATTAGCTATATTCTTGGGGCATTCAACTGGTTTCATGTGGGGTTTTGGAGATAGAGAAGTCTGGGTTACCATATTGGAGGCTTTAACGGGAGCTAGAGTTACCAATTCTTATATTATACCCGGAGGAGTTAGGCGAGATATGTCACAAGAAATAAAGGATATGACTTTGAAGGCCATAGCTTATCAACGCAGAAGGTTAGAGGATTGGAAGAAGATCTTCTTTTATAATCCATCGATTAGAGCAAGGCTTGAAAATGTAGGAGTTATGAGTAGAGAGAATGCTATTAAGTGGGGTGCTGTAGGACCTAATTTAAGAGCTTCTGGAGTATATTATGATGTTAGAAAGATTGAACCATATGCTGCTTATGATAAATTAGATTTTGAAATACCGGTCTATAAAGAAGGAGATGGTCTTGCAAGAGGTTTAGTTAGATTAGAAGAGATTGAGCAAAGCATGAGAATATTAGAGCAGATAATAAAGAATATACCAGAAGGTAATATTTTGAGTGATAGATTCTTTAAGCAAATACCTCCCACTAGACTTAAGAAATATTGGGAAACATACAGACGTATTGTTTTACCTGGATATTATGCTTCGTTTAGACCTCCTAGAGGGGAGGCAATATCTAGAGTAGAAGCAGGTAGAGGTGAGCTAGCATATTATG
The nucleotide sequence above comes from Sulfolobus tengchongensis. Encoded proteins:
- the ndhC gene encoding NADH-quinone oxidoreductase subunit A translates to MSLTQAILTFGIPIVVFLAAGYGGYKFLSLVVPSKPNPLKVSRFEAGNIPTGLGRLWFPLQYYGYLLVYTTLEPIIILLLPVAYSDYYSSMTAFRNLLLIVVVFIVLLYPILYYSIRQINVLNYWEMRR
- a CDS encoding NADH-quinone oxidoreductase subunit D, with amino-acid sequence MTSQPQSEIQKDLLAATGMSVEFIPIQGELNVGPQHPGSGHMRIFVKLNGDIIEDVDLDVGYVHRAVEKLSENRNYMHLIPLVERPAILDSIHMNLGYIMAVEKILGVDVPERAQYLRSFAAEVNRIASHLYGLGILAIFLGHSTGFMWGFGDREVWVTILEALTGARVTNSYIIPGGVRRDMSQEIKDMTLKAIAYQRRRLEDWKKIFFYNPSIRARLENVGVMSRENAIKWGAVGPNLRASGVYYDVRKIEPYAAYDKLDFEIPVYKEGDGLARGLVRLEEIEQSMRILEQIIKNIPEGNILSDRFFKQIPPTRLKKYWETYRRIVLPGYYASFRPPRGEAISRVEAGRGELAYYVVSDGSPKPYRLRMITPSYRLIYVFKQLCKGSRYADLVSIYGSLDYFPPEADR
- the thyX gene encoding FAD-dependent thymidylate synthase — protein: MISVKLVSYTHDGERVIAIAAKMSRSRKGWDYHTKNMTDEEIETWIRDAIIHGYWSVLEHSVYTFSIEGISRVASHQLVRHRIASYTQMSHRFAKPVDEYYKPVIPPSAEKRNKEAIEKAYKEAYNNYFKLLENGVPEEDARYVLPNGVNTNIVVTMNARELYNFFALRLCSRAQWEIRAIAWEMLEEVRKVHPRLFKYAGPNCIIHENFIRNENEYITLEDIFKDYKLEFISQRCIEGVTREGIKRCIMNSRSILSDIK
- a CDS encoding NADH-quinone oxidoreductase subunit C encodes the protein MSESMKNLANELQTKFKCQVKIESDRRLTVIVPDKKAILDVAKYLKEFGFDHVKAVTGIDYPEQEKLEVVYHISSYSNLDLAKVILALRTSTTYKDPSIPSLYPIFESVWTGERETFEMLGIRFEGHPDLRRLFLDEDFEGVYPLRKSFKIKLEGVFVDKPATE
- a CDS encoding DUF2175 domain-containing protein; the protein is MSRAATKWKCVLCNNTIYWDELFTYLKNGVSHYTCLRDKAMKNTKIDNKEMQTLLDSLEEELKSIVYYKQKLSSLQDEEIKKTLDQIEKDAEKNAGILTRLIEKYSDISS